A window of the Radiobacillus deserti genome harbors these coding sequences:
- a CDS encoding ATPase domain-containing protein, producing the protein MIERQVKTGVDGLDRILFGGIPQGNTVLVEGRPGAGKTILGMQFLYYGSVHYNEPGIYITFEEFPDQIYKDMKQFGWDIQKLEKENKLRVITLSPEVLMDQIMKPDGLFDRLVKEIGCKRIVVDSISLFQYYYSSQIDQRKVIYTLRNTLRKYGLTSILLKEIASVEEENISFVNYLVDGVISLNLTPHFENYRKRILEITKMRGSKIQEGEHLYRITENGLHLIPALTLIEDELVTTSNHVISTGLPNLDQTLDGGIHSGATFTIDTNSKSNYKYLVIAITANHIQAGDKVLIILSSLSTISQFEEAFKKFNIDLQKLAKEGKVVFVEHYKRSAPLPYKDAVIHVSDLDNEQYRQTLQKELFPMMANGEKWFVYYDLNTVATHHGYEYVKRFFGVEVARVNSICASMLVLTNFKELGEETASFIERSSHGVIRTWVDGNYQFLQVTKSPNGKISEPLVLEKINDKPFIRLV; encoded by the coding sequence ATGATAGAAAGACAGGTTAAAACAGGTGTAGATGGACTTGACCGAATATTATTTGGAGGAATACCTCAAGGAAATACAGTACTTGTAGAAGGGCGGCCTGGTGCGGGGAAAACTATTCTTGGAATGCAGTTTTTATATTATGGTTCGGTTCATTACAATGAGCCTGGTATCTATATTACATTCGAGGAATTTCCTGATCAGATTTATAAAGATATGAAACAATTCGGTTGGGACATTCAAAAGTTGGAGAAGGAAAATAAATTACGTGTTATCACATTGTCTCCAGAAGTGCTAATGGATCAAATTATGAAACCTGATGGACTTTTTGACCGTCTTGTTAAAGAGATTGGATGTAAAAGAATTGTTGTTGACAGTATTAGTTTATTTCAGTACTATTACTCTTCGCAAATTGACCAAAGAAAAGTCATCTATACGTTGCGTAATACGTTGCGTAAGTATGGCTTAACCTCTATTTTATTAAAGGAGATAGCATCTGTAGAAGAGGAAAATATATCCTTTGTAAATTATCTCGTTGACGGTGTAATTTCCCTAAATCTTACTCCTCATTTTGAGAACTATCGAAAACGAATACTAGAAATTACAAAGATGCGTGGAAGCAAGATACAGGAAGGAGAGCACCTTTATCGAATTACGGAGAATGGCCTTCACCTAATTCCCGCATTAACGTTAATAGAAGATGAATTGGTGACTACTTCTAATCATGTCATATCAACTGGCCTTCCAAACTTAGATCAAACATTGGATGGTGGAATTCACAGTGGGGCTACATTTACCATCGATACAAATAGTAAATCAAATTATAAGTATTTAGTTATTGCTATTACTGCTAACCATATCCAAGCGGGTGATAAGGTTTTAATTATTCTTTCCAGCCTTTCAACCATATCTCAATTTGAAGAAGCATTTAAAAAATTCAATATAGACTTGCAGAAACTGGCTAAAGAAGGAAAGGTTGTTTTTGTGGAGCACTATAAACGAAGTGCCCCCTTGCCATATAAAGACGCTGTAATACATGTTTCGGATTTAGATAATGAACAGTACAGACAAACATTACAAAAAGAATTATTTCCAATGATGGCGAATGGTGAAAAATGGTTTGTATATTATGACTTAAATACCGTTGCAACACACCATGGTTATGAATATGTAAAAAGATTCTTTGGAGTGGAAGTAGCGAGGGTTAACTCTATTTGTGCAAGTATGCTAGTTCTAACAAATTTCAAAGAGCTTGGAGAGGAAACGGCTAGCTTTATTGAAAGATCGAGCCATGGTGTTATTCGAACATGGGTAGATGGGAATTATCAGTTTTTACAAGTAACAAAAAGCCCGAATGGAAAAATTTCAGAACCACTAGTTCTTGAAAAAATAAATGATAAACCGTTTATTCGGTTAGTGTAG
- a CDS encoding putative bifunctional diguanylate cyclase/phosphodiesterase, with protein sequence MLFMLIVCLVCFLVSQHVIGKRKEEPKSRDNDNVVLIHELKMAMKKGDLTLFYQPILNKKGEIVSVEALLRWNHDQYKFVSPELVIDLAEKSGLIFDLGEWVLRESCHQLKDWHQQGLESLKLNVNLSPMQFLDNTLVSRVEAVLQEVDLSSKYLELELTETFDIFSIKNSIDQLYKLKAIGVSIAIDDFGMGFSSFKCIHQLPIDQIKIDRSFVWKLHADDYKSHAIIKSIIYLAKELQLEVVAEGIETSKHYQVLAEYACDKFQGYYFHKPLSHMDFQNQFILQTAKK encoded by the coding sequence ATGCTATTTATGCTAATTGTTTGTTTGGTGTGCTTCCTAGTATCACAACATGTAATTGGGAAAAGAAAGGAAGAGCCCAAAAGTAGGGATAACGATAACGTAGTACTTATTCACGAATTAAAGATGGCTATGAAAAAAGGGGACCTTACCTTATTTTATCAACCCATTCTAAATAAAAAAGGGGAGATTGTATCGGTGGAGGCACTTTTAAGGTGGAATCATGATCAGTACAAATTTGTATCCCCAGAACTAGTTATTGATCTAGCTGAAAAAAGTGGACTAATATTTGATCTTGGCGAATGGGTATTACGAGAATCTTGCCATCAATTAAAGGACTGGCATCAGCAAGGTCTTGAGTCGTTAAAATTAAACGTAAATTTATCACCTATGCAGTTCTTAGATAATACATTGGTTTCTAGAGTGGAAGCGGTATTACAGGAGGTAGATTTGAGCTCAAAGTATTTAGAACTAGAATTAACCGAAACATTTGATATTTTTTCTATTAAAAACAGCATCGACCAGTTATATAAGTTAAAAGCTATTGGTGTAAGCATAGCTATAGATGACTTCGGAATGGGATTTTCCTCCTTTAAATGTATTCATCAATTACCAATTGATCAAATAAAAATTGATCGATCCTTTGTGTGGAAGCTGCATGCTGATGATTATAAGTCACATGCCATCATTAAGTCTATCATTTATCTAGCAAAGGAGCTTCAGCTAGAAGTTGTCGCGGAGGGCATTGAAACTAGTAAACATTATCAAGTTTTAGCAGAGTACGCTTGTGATAAATTCCAAGGGTACTACTTTCACAAACCGTTAAGTCATATGGACTTTCAGAATCAGTTTATACTTCAAACAGCTAAAAAATGA
- a CDS encoding ATP-binding protein, translating into MKSLFKKGWKKNRAKAEFTLIRSYEDLKKKALFSWVVSRCVEALDWKEFKQDELILMSFVIDPFANPIKGEKFKELLDVAQKAVTWIDSNSIIEDEMKFIQLSYLPKRLLIKVLTQAQLDVKRQRKKESETEPVWEVYRDVIYASTNGHFLLIKNDELTRYKQGDLLCEVKIEKREDVPKARQLAKGVFTDLEILSSRLASYNLVISEAVTNVIKHAKSGKMEIYKDQDVLRVVIEDSGPGFPLKSLPKMTLMAGFSTKESLGQGFTLMMKITDQIMLETSASGSTLILLLDGKKNKMEQHSLLVESKK; encoded by the coding sequence ATGAAAAGTCTCTTTAAAAAGGGTTGGAAAAAGAATCGAGCTAAAGCTGAGTTCACTTTAATACGTTCTTATGAAGATCTTAAGAAAAAAGCTCTATTTAGTTGGGTTGTTTCTCGTTGTGTAGAAGCATTGGATTGGAAGGAGTTTAAACAAGACGAACTAATCTTGATGTCATTTGTTATTGACCCTTTCGCCAATCCTATTAAAGGTGAAAAATTTAAAGAATTATTGGATGTCGCACAAAAGGCAGTTACATGGATAGATTCGAATTCCATTATTGAAGATGAAATGAAATTTATCCAGCTCTCTTATCTACCTAAAAGGCTTCTCATAAAAGTACTAACTCAAGCGCAATTAGATGTGAAAAGGCAGAGGAAAAAAGAAAGTGAGACAGAACCAGTATGGGAAGTTTACCGAGACGTCATTTATGCGTCCACTAATGGGCACTTTCTTTTAATAAAAAATGATGAGTTAACACGCTATAAACAAGGTGACTTATTGTGCGAAGTGAAGATAGAGAAAAGAGAGGATGTCCCTAAGGCTAGACAGCTTGCAAAAGGTGTGTTTACTGATTTAGAAATTTTGTCATCTCGTCTAGCAAGTTACAATCTAGTGATCTCAGAAGCTGTTACGAACGTGATTAAGCATGCGAAGAGTGGGAAGATGGAGATTTATAAGGATCAAGACGTTCTCCGAGTTGTAATAGAGGATAGTGGTCCTGGTTTCCCACTTAAATCACTTCCTAAAATGACATTAATGGCTGGTTTTTCCACAAAAGAATCACTAGGCCAAGGTTTCACACTTATGATGAAAATCACAGATCAAATCATGCTTGAAACATCAGCTAGTGGTTCTACTCTCATTCTCCTCTTAGATGGTAAAAAAAATAAGATGGAGCAGCATTCTCTCTTAGTAGAATCCAAGAAATAG
- a CDS encoding methyl-accepting chemotaxis protein, translating to MATDRELGNKFPSLKKQFTIRIIVLLLVIAVAFASFQVFLIHKHTHDSISREIQIISKSIEYVIQKNDLATKELEKQLDYRLVRDSYIVAERLTEGTLQSVTNGELVKWSRELGIAGINLWEIQQNDIVNISSTNPENVGLQLRQQNPFGDVMMRSFLNGAMTGETTSLISYKTDDVVVLKFNESITHSDTPEHYKNAYYNVPGTKFLINPFLEVDNFETINYKVGHAEWFSEIKQSSDYVHEIAIIDPSILKKGASSLQEVVCGEYTFQDNKDIQIIQSMIKDGKRKSYSETYNGKEIYKSFLPMEDGNVIYIALRYSELKNSEHFSTVVLVLSGIISLSVLVLYSTGFFSSIYSNIQKVRKQILKLENGDFTARNVVTSKNEIGELSNSVNKMASSLNDVLVNTYKHAVKTECHAYLLETETNKTVDKVYNMSIDYTSTARETIAEVTYLFDHLEEFLNQVQTKESALLIGQIQAIKQLIGKQSDVTTNMTITLSDLIQSLTSQSSSLSEISRKLMDNIDQFRLNHDNIDE from the coding sequence ATGGCAACAGATAGAGAGCTAGGCAATAAGTTTCCATCATTAAAAAAACAGTTTACTATCCGGATAATTGTGCTTCTGCTTGTAATTGCAGTTGCTTTCGCTTCCTTTCAAGTATTTTTGATACACAAGCACACTCACGACAGTATATCTCGAGAGATTCAAATCATCTCAAAGTCCATTGAATATGTTATCCAAAAAAACGATCTTGCAACGAAAGAGTTGGAGAAACAACTAGATTACCGATTAGTCCGCGACTCCTACATAGTTGCTGAGAGATTAACTGAGGGTACTCTACAGAGTGTTACGAATGGAGAATTAGTTAAATGGAGTAGAGAACTTGGTATAGCTGGAATAAACCTATGGGAGATACAGCAAAATGACATCGTCAATATAAGCTCAACTAATCCTGAAAATGTAGGGTTACAGTTACGGCAACAAAACCCTTTTGGAGATGTAATGATGAGGTCTTTCTTGAATGGGGCTATGACAGGAGAGACAACATCGTTGATCAGTTATAAAACAGACGATGTTGTGGTTCTTAAATTTAACGAATCAATTACTCATTCGGACACTCCTGAACATTATAAGAATGCTTATTATAATGTACCAGGTACTAAATTTTTAATTAATCCTTTCCTAGAAGTAGACAACTTCGAAACAATTAATTATAAGGTAGGACACGCTGAATGGTTTAGTGAAATAAAGCAATCAAGTGATTACGTTCATGAGATTGCTATTATAGACCCAAGTATCCTAAAGAAGGGTGCTTCTAGCCTTCAAGAGGTAGTATGCGGTGAATATACGTTTCAAGATAATAAAGACATACAGATCATTCAATCGATGATAAAGGATGGCAAAAGAAAAAGTTATTCGGAGACATACAATGGCAAAGAAATCTATAAATCTTTTTTACCAATGGAAGATGGAAATGTAATATATATTGCACTTCGATATAGTGAGCTAAAAAATTCGGAACATTTTTCTACAGTAGTTCTTGTTCTTTCAGGCATCATTTCCTTATCTGTACTGGTTTTATATTCCACTGGCTTCTTTAGTAGTATTTATTCGAATATTCAAAAAGTAAGAAAGCAAATTTTAAAGCTTGAGAATGGAGACTTCACTGCACGAAATGTTGTTACTAGTAAGAATGAGATAGGAGAGCTTTCCAATAGTGTAAATAAAATGGCGAGCTCGTTAAATGATGTCTTGGTTAATACGTATAAACATGCAGTTAAGACCGAGTGTCATGCGTATCTGTTAGAGACAGAAACGAATAAGACGGTCGATAAGGTTTATAACATGTCCATCGACTATACATCAACTGCACGCGAAACGATAGCTGAGGTTACTTATTTATTTGACCATTTAGAAGAATTTTTAAATCAAGTTCAAACAAAGGAGTCCGCATTGTTGATTGGACAAATTCAAGCTATTAAACAATTGATAGGAAAGCAATCCGATGTGACAACTAATATGACGATTACATTATCGGATTTAATTCAATCACTAACTAGTCAGTCTTCCTCATTATCTGAAATTTCAAGAAAATTAATGGATAATATAGACCAGTTTCGGTTAAATCATGACAATATAGATGAATAG
- a CDS encoding STAS domain-containing protein codes for MEEFVKVTKKRDGNVCTIYIDGFLDYSTIDPFTEEIISIEESVQQVIIDCSELEFIDSTGIGAIINLLHVSREKKFQIQLDGMNEAVKDLFQTIGLFEIMKSFNEGGN; via the coding sequence ATGGAGGAATTCGTTAAAGTAACGAAAAAGAGAGATGGAAATGTGTGTACCATCTATATTGATGGTTTCTTGGATTATTCAACGATAGATCCATTCACAGAAGAAATTATATCCATTGAAGAAAGTGTACAACAAGTAATTATTGATTGTTCAGAGTTGGAGTTTATTGATTCTACTGGTATAGGTGCCATTATAAATTTATTACATGTTAGTAGAGAGAAAAAATTCCAAATTCAATTAGATGGTATGAATGAAGCCGTTAAAGACTTATTCCAAACTATCGGGTTATTTGAAATTATGAAATCCTTTAATGAGGGAGGTAATTAA
- a CDS encoding PP2C family protein-serine/threonine phosphatase: protein MFRRELSYNTPYSNELSKTLEREIKLARNIQMKLLNGEKPTIDKGEVSGLSIPARLIGGDYFDFYVLPNRKVRIVIGDVMGKGIPAAMLMILTRGAFRSASESTKGPGDTLSAMNKALYSDLRTLGSFVTVLCADWDPITKVLSYASAGHSFPIVCDSPEKIEELPKTKGVMLGGLPDTSYVENELVLSDETLVFFYTDGITEARNQEGQMYKKDRLKNTLLKTASQDVNEIEEAIVHSIEIFTNNAPQKDDITMVLLKVNKDETKITSYNFPVINQ, encoded by the coding sequence ATGTTTCGAAGAGAGCTTTCCTATAATACTCCTTATTCGAACGAGTTGAGCAAAACACTGGAGCGGGAAATTAAATTAGCACGTAACATTCAAATGAAGCTTTTAAATGGGGAAAAACCGACCATTGATAAAGGGGAAGTATCGGGTCTTTCTATACCTGCGCGGCTTATTGGCGGTGATTATTTTGACTTTTATGTTCTGCCCAATAGAAAAGTACGAATTGTAATAGGGGATGTAATGGGAAAAGGAATACCTGCTGCGATGTTAATGATTCTTACTCGAGGTGCCTTTCGTAGTGCATCGGAAAGCACAAAAGGACCAGGTGATACTCTTTCTGCAATGAATAAAGCTTTGTATTCAGATCTTCGAACACTTGGATCTTTTGTCACAGTGTTGTGTGCAGATTGGGATCCTATTACTAAGGTACTATCGTATGCAAGTGCAGGTCATAGCTTTCCGATTGTTTGTGATTCCCCAGAAAAGATCGAAGAGCTTCCGAAAACAAAGGGAGTTATGCTTGGAGGATTACCGGACACCTCCTATGTAGAGAATGAGCTAGTCTTGTCAGATGAGACGCTTGTTTTCTTTTATACAGATGGTATTACAGAGGCGAGAAATCAAGAGGGGCAAATGTATAAGAAAGATAGGTTAAAAAATACACTTCTTAAAACTGCATCACAGGATGTAAATGAAATTGAAGAGGCTATTGTCCATTCGATAGAAATATTCACGAATAACGCTCCCCAAAAAGATGATATTACGATGGTTTTACTAAAAGTAAATAAGGATGAAACGAAAATAACAAGCTATAATTTCCCAGTAATAAATCAATAG
- a CDS encoding flagellar assembly protein A: protein MQSIISKGKNIEEAIHLGLKILNSSKSEVEIEILRMENTGFIGLGKKPAVVKLSLNNKQHVTEITDGYTSMEQIVEDLTVEEAATPVEGKYSHHTNSESKKGKAWVQDNVLFVMDSPSHYSTVTIGEGIQLRKNNIVVTDKSTVVSEKDDIILEYDKEKVQETQWEISINKEKLAVFLNVNPGYIAHYHIANVEPNEHIALVLEERREIKNTLTYQDVITKLQELQVAYGVHPTEILKALKSTDQRSYQIATGKNSIPGVDGRVEIVVDTNMTNSLKEDQHGKVDFRERKIIPAVQKGEIVAIIHPPIPGEAGILVTNEPLRVSKVHPIVVKVGDGIVMEADKLIATESGRPHIEQRGQLVKANIYPKLVHEGNINLESGNIRFSGDVEVLGEVQENMLVEADGDILVHRSVSEAKLDSLNSITIKGNVIGSEISAGKNNMLVAELGHLLGTMYEQIKRMIAVINQLTNSPGFKSNDFLITGLQPLIKILVEKKFKGFIDLAKKYQLVMERGKNYFEKDDGWVQISDSINRIFMSLSTTPITLDHLLDLSESIKGLYIISETPVEPNSYITVSDAIHSRLYCSGNVNITGKGCINTKVHAGGKLIISGVVRGGQVYGRLGVEVYEVGSNSGTKTTVAVPHDQTIKMTRVMEGAVLKIGNVSYTLQEDRKDVEAYLDENNQIVFK, encoded by the coding sequence ATGCAGAGTATTATTTCTAAAGGGAAAAATATTGAGGAAGCCATTCACTTAGGGTTAAAAATCTTGAACTCGTCCAAAAGCGAAGTGGAAATAGAAATATTGCGAATGGAGAACACCGGATTTATTGGTTTAGGAAAAAAACCAGCGGTAGTAAAGTTGTCATTGAATAACAAACAACATGTAACGGAAATAACTGATGGTTATACGTCTATGGAACAAATTGTGGAGGACTTAACGGTAGAGGAAGCAGCTACGCCAGTCGAAGGGAAATATTCACACCATACGAATTCAGAATCAAAAAAAGGGAAGGCATGGGTGCAGGACAATGTACTTTTTGTAATGGACTCACCATCTCACTATTCAACAGTTACAATTGGTGAAGGTATCCAGCTCAGAAAAAATAATATAGTTGTAACAGATAAAAGTACAGTAGTATCTGAAAAAGATGACATAATATTGGAATATGATAAAGAAAAAGTACAAGAAACCCAATGGGAGATTTCTATCAATAAAGAAAAATTAGCGGTTTTCCTTAACGTTAATCCGGGATACATTGCTCACTATCATATCGCAAATGTAGAACCGAATGAGCATATTGCATTAGTTTTAGAAGAGAGAAGAGAGATTAAAAATACGTTAACTTATCAGGATGTAATCACAAAATTACAAGAATTACAAGTTGCATATGGAGTTCATCCCACGGAGATTCTTAAGGCACTTAAGAGTACTGATCAAAGAAGCTATCAAATCGCGACGGGGAAGAATAGTATTCCTGGTGTAGATGGACGGGTGGAAATAGTAGTTGATACTAACATGACAAATAGTCTGAAGGAAGATCAACATGGGAAGGTAGATTTTAGGGAAAGAAAAATAATACCTGCCGTACAAAAAGGTGAAATAGTTGCGATCATACATCCTCCGATTCCTGGAGAAGCAGGGATTCTAGTCACTAACGAACCATTACGGGTGTCCAAGGTACACCCGATTGTTGTCAAGGTAGGAGACGGTATTGTGATGGAAGCGGATAAACTTATTGCAACAGAATCTGGTCGTCCTCATATTGAACAAAGGGGTCAACTTGTAAAAGCAAATATATACCCAAAACTTGTACACGAAGGGAACATTAATTTAGAATCTGGAAATATTAGATTTAGTGGAGACGTTGAAGTTTTGGGTGAGGTTCAAGAGAATATGTTGGTAGAAGCGGATGGCGATATTTTAGTACATCGATCAGTAAGTGAAGCTAAGCTAGACTCCTTGAACTCTATTACGATTAAGGGTAATGTTATTGGTTCAGAGATTTCTGCTGGTAAAAACAATATGCTTGTTGCTGAATTAGGTCATTTATTGGGTACGATGTATGAGCAGATTAAAAGGATGATTGCTGTAATAAATCAACTAACCAATTCACCTGGCTTCAAGTCAAATGATTTTTTGATTACTGGATTACAACCTTTAATAAAAATTCTCGTAGAAAAGAAGTTTAAAGGTTTTATCGATTTGGCTAAGAAGTATCAACTTGTTATGGAAAGAGGAAAAAATTATTTTGAAAAAGATGATGGTTGGGTTCAAATATCTGATTCTATTAATCGTATCTTTATGTCCCTTTCAACAACCCCCATCACATTAGATCATTTATTGGATTTATCAGAATCTATAAAGGGGTTATATATTATTAGTGAGACTCCGGTGGAACCGAATTCTTATATAACCGTATCAGATGCAATCCATAGTAGATTATATTGTAGTGGCAATGTGAATATTACGGGTAAAGGTTGTATTAATACCAAAGTGCATGCTGGAGGAAAATTGATTATTTCAGGTGTTGTCCGGGGTGGACAAGTTTACGGCCGACTGGGTGTAGAGGTCTATGAAGTTGGGTCTAACAGTGGTACTAAAACAACCGTAGCTGTTCCGCATGATCAAACTATTAAGATGACAAGAGTGATGGAAGGGGCGGTATTGAAAATAGGTAATGTGAGTTATACATTACAGGAGGATAGAAAAGATGTGGAGGCCTATTTAGACGAGAACAATCAAATCGTGTTTAAATAA
- a CDS encoding STAS domain-containing protein: MLKFSLVEEEIYLNVLLDGDLDIEGTEIIDDDLTPKLLKLKSVNLDFTSVPFVDSTGMGLLISLVQKLKEQNIGITISNVSEEVHEIFELLQLSEILGGEVLGKPTPSKG, encoded by the coding sequence ATGTTGAAGTTTTCATTAGTAGAAGAAGAGATTTACTTAAATGTATTATTAGATGGTGATTTAGATATTGAAGGCACTGAAATTATTGATGATGATTTAACACCAAAATTATTAAAGTTAAAATCAGTAAATCTTGACTTTACAAGTGTTCCTTTTGTAGATTCAACAGGAATGGGATTATTGATTAGCTTAGTTCAAAAATTAAAAGAACAAAACATTGGTATAACGATTTCTAATGTAAGTGAAGAGGTTCATGAAATATTTGAACTTCTTCAGCTATCCGAAATACTTGGGGGGGAAGTATTGGGTAAACCAACTCCTTCAAAGGGATAG
- a CDS encoding diguanylate cyclase domain-containing protein yields the protein MFEKLRNFRNLDLIFNSISDMVFLISVGNDGVFRYVTANEVAIKLLNFPKDYSGKSLENLMPASSVNIIKEKYKKAIESEETVTYEDRIAFPAHPETSVSNYVWVESRVTPIINENGTCEYLISITRDITEVKNRQKELSRTKEELELIFHHVADAIFTFDENGDYVSVNPSYTNMFGWTNREIKENPKISILTSEEKDRFSEILNYLRSGRVIEAHKSRRITKDSKIINVLSSYSPIMDEGKFKGGVAVYKDVEKIKSLKNKLKETENRYRVIVEHTNDLISVTDKEGIILYASPSHEQATNMSPDFFVSKSFLSFIHREDMLKVENFFQNILETERSSEIEYRRLNKNGVALWVHTKGAPVLNDDGEIEQIVFVSRDISNRVEREKELEMLALFDELTGLPNRHLFNKQLEIALKKANYKETVTAVLMMDCDNFKSINDSYGHDVGDEVIIQFAKRIQESVRNVDTVSRFGGDEFQVVLPRADDKESVRDICQKIVGAVEQPISINSDTVHITASIGIAYYENGKDAKTLLKEADEALYTSKKSGKNMFTEYQPPKTNIWKRILSNVSKNESN from the coding sequence GTGTTCGAGAAGTTAAGGAATTTTCGAAACTTAGATTTAATTTTTAATAGCATCTCTGATATGGTTTTTTTAATCTCTGTGGGGAATGATGGAGTATTTCGTTATGTTACGGCAAATGAAGTGGCCATTAAATTATTGAATTTTCCGAAGGATTATAGTGGGAAATCATTAGAAAATTTAATGCCGGCATCATCCGTTAACATTATAAAGGAAAAGTATAAGAAAGCGATTGAATCAGAGGAAACGGTGACTTATGAAGACAGGATTGCTTTTCCAGCCCATCCGGAAACATCCGTATCGAATTATGTCTGGGTTGAATCAAGAGTAACACCGATAATAAATGAAAACGGTACTTGCGAATATCTTATTTCCATAACAAGAGATATTACAGAAGTAAAAAATCGACAAAAGGAACTAAGTAGGACAAAAGAAGAACTTGAATTAATCTTTCATCATGTCGCAGACGCCATATTTACATTTGATGAAAATGGAGATTATGTTTCTGTAAACCCTAGTTATACAAATATGTTTGGCTGGACGAATCGTGAAATAAAAGAGAATCCAAAAATAAGTATTTTAACATCTGAAGAAAAAGATAGGTTTTCTGAAATCTTAAATTATTTAAGGTCAGGAAGGGTTATCGAAGCACATAAGTCGCGACGAATTACAAAAGACTCAAAAATTATAAATGTATTATCCTCTTATTCTCCAATCATGGATGAAGGGAAATTTAAAGGGGGGGTAGCCGTTTATAAGGATGTTGAAAAGATAAAATCTTTAAAAAATAAGTTAAAAGAAACAGAAAACCGTTATCGAGTTATCGTTGAACATACAAATGATTTGATTAGTGTTACGGATAAGGAAGGTATAATTTTATATGCTTCCCCATCTCACGAGCAGGCTACGAATATGTCTCCTGACTTTTTTGTCAGCAAGTCATTTCTTTCCTTTATTCATAGAGAAGATATGCTTAAAGTAGAGAACTTTTTTCAAAATATACTTGAAACAGAAAGATCCAGTGAGATTGAATATCGTCGATTGAATAAGAACGGAGTAGCATTGTGGGTTCATACAAAAGGAGCTCCGGTATTGAATGATGATGGGGAAATAGAACAAATCGTGTTTGTTTCCAGAGACATATCCAATAGAGTAGAGAGAGAAAAGGAATTAGAGATGCTCGCATTATTTGATGAATTAACTGGCTTACCAAACCGTCACTTATTTAATAAACAGTTAGAGATAGCACTTAAAAAAGCCAATTACAAGGAAACTGTAACAGCGGTACTAATGATGGACTGTGACAACTTCAAATCTATTAATGATTCCTATGGTCATGATGTTGGAGATGAAGTAATTATTCAGTTTGCTAAGCGAATTCAAGAAAGTGTTCGTAATGTAGATACTGTATCTCGTTTTGGAGGAGATGAGTTTCAAGTAGTGCTTCCTCGTGCTGATGATAAGGAATCCGTTAGAGATATTTGCCAAAAAATAGTGGGCGCAGTGGAGCAGCCGATTTCTATAAACTCAGACACTGTTCATATAACTGCAAGTATAGGTATTGCATATTATGAAAATGGAAAAGATGCAAAAACACTTTTAAAAGAAGCGGATGAGGCATTGTACACATCGAAAAAATCAGGAAAAAATATGTTCACAGAATACCAACCGCCTAAAACGAATATTTGGAAAAGAATATTATCTAATGTTTCAAAAAATGAAAGTAATTAG